Proteins co-encoded in one Fusarium musae strain F31 chromosome 3, whole genome shotgun sequence genomic window:
- a CDS encoding hypothetical protein (EggNog:ENOG41), which translates to MRFTAFLSSGLGANVAIASVCKPRSRDSSNVSTETASASSTESVAVSATSTNIVTATTTSVELSISVTSTDDEKSSTEATESQSASAEVSTSTVTETTTTEIPTTTAETTTTAEATTTTEDTFVPIPTFNIKAVGSDVDGQLLRGDPVQYNNIGWYTPSPPVLTLSIDASTNYVREINTGKYLCVSFGGGGFPNSNSLCNPDSHSSGEIPLTCEQTRDRKLKCSAPAGECHYDEISDTSYCYTVAGTWDKFNVITGRIINTPALVMVSSSDPSTPSDMKAVELQLVPYAD; encoded by the exons ATGCGTTTCACtgcttttctctcttctggCCTCGGCGCCAATGTCGCAATCGCAAGTGTATGCAAGCCGCGAAGTCGCGATTCCA GCAATGTATCTACCGAGACTGCGTCTGCATCTTCGACAGAATCCGTCGCTGTCTCTGCTACAAGTACAAACATCGTGACAGCGACGACAACCTCTGTCGAATTATCCATCAGTGTCACATCTACAGACGACGAGAAGAGTTCAACTGAGGCGACCGAATCGCAAAGTGCCAGCGCTGAGGTCTCAACTTCCACTGTTACAGAAACGACTACAACTGAAATCCCTACTACGACTGCCGAGACCACGACAACTGCTGAAGCAACCACGACCACTGAAGACACATTTGTACCGATTCCTACCTTCAATATTAAAGCCGTAGGCTCAGACGTCGACGGCCAATTGTTGCGAGGCGATCCAGTCCAATATAACAACATCGGCTGGTACACGCCCTCTCCCCCAGTTCTGACTCTCTCCATCGACGCCAGCACCAACTACGTACGAGAGATAAACACTGGGAAATACTTGTGTGTTTCGTTCGGGGGCGGCGGTTTTCCAAACTCAAATTCGCTCTGCAATCCCGATAGCCATTCGAGTGGAGAAATACCCCTCACATGCGAGCAGACTCGCGACCGAAAGCTCAAGTGCTCTGCACCAGCTGGTGAATGCCATTACGACGAGATCTCGGATACTTCCTATTGCTATACGGTTGCTGGTACCTGGGATAAGTTCAATGTGATCACTGGTAGGATCATCAACACTCCTGCTCTTGTCATGGTATCTAGTAGCGATCCTTCCACGCCCAGCGATATGAAAGCCGTCGAGCTTCAACTCGTTCCCTATGCAGACTAG